From a single Sporichthyaceae bacterium genomic region:
- a CDS encoding ABC transporter substrate-binding protein: NHLAAEVLGSIFGQWPVNRYWTNTTYKLWGPEFMATMNKYARFNRGTNHHIVQAGYAAVNIFAQAAKATGPNLTRDRIMAVYGNGTVWQSDASLDQRFSYVQSERSGDNWNHNYGQGREFIYKYTSTNTVSNPDGSPSGFTPDSDQFVIYTWK, from the coding sequence TAACCACCTGGCTGCCGAGGTGCTGGGTTCGATCTTCGGTCAGTGGCCGGTGAACCGGTACTGGACGAACACCACCTACAAGCTGTGGGGCCCGGAGTTCATGGCCACCATGAACAAGTACGCCCGGTTCAACCGCGGCACCAACCACCACATCGTGCAGGCCGGCTACGCGGCTGTGAACATCTTCGCCCAGGCTGCCAAGGCCACCGGTCCGAACCTGACCCGCGACCGGATCATGGCCGTCTACGGCAACGGCACCGTGTGGCAGTCGGACGCCTCGTTGGACCAGCGCTTCAGCTACGTCCAGTCCGAGCGAAGCGGCGACAACTGGAACCACAACTACGGCCAGGGCCGCGAGTTCATCTACAAGTACACCAGCACCAACACTGTCTCGAACCCCGACGGTTCGCCCTCCGGCTTCACCCCGGACTCGGACCAGTTCGTGATCTACACCTGGAAGTAA
- a CDS encoding NAD(P)H-dependent glycerol-3-phosphate dehydrogenase, with amino-acid sequence MREVKVAVLGAGSWGTTVAALAARNVSTLLWARDPVVVEDINTRRVNTRYLADFTLPEALRATASLEEAVAQADVVVTGIPSHGMRGVLTEAAPYVRPWIPIVSLTKGLEQGTRLRMTEVIDELLPGHPTGLLAGPNLAPEIMAGYAAAAVVAMADEHVARSLQRVFHSPRFRVYTNHDVVGAEIGGALKNVIAVAAGMGTGLGVGDNTRAMVITRGLAELTRLGTAMGGDPRTFAGLTGLGDLMATCMSPLSRNRAVGEKLARGMTTDQIVKEMNMVAEGIKTSAVVVELAAEREVPVPICEEVYAVLHQGRSALDAYRGLRRSAAGSELDDSV; translated from the coding sequence GTGCGCGAGGTGAAGGTCGCTGTCCTGGGCGCCGGTTCGTGGGGCACGACGGTCGCGGCGCTGGCCGCCCGCAACGTCTCGACGCTGTTGTGGGCTCGGGATCCCGTCGTGGTCGAGGACATCAACACTCGACGGGTCAACACCCGCTACCTGGCCGACTTCACGCTGCCGGAGGCGCTGCGCGCCACCGCCTCGTTGGAGGAGGCCGTCGCGCAGGCCGATGTGGTGGTCACCGGGATCCCGTCCCACGGAATGCGGGGCGTGCTGACCGAGGCGGCTCCGTACGTCCGGCCGTGGATCCCGATCGTGAGCCTGACCAAGGGTCTGGAGCAGGGCACCCGGCTGCGGATGACCGAGGTGATCGACGAACTGCTGCCGGGGCACCCGACCGGTCTGCTGGCCGGCCCGAACCTGGCCCCGGAGATCATGGCCGGCTACGCGGCGGCCGCCGTCGTCGCGATGGCCGACGAGCACGTGGCCCGGTCCCTGCAGCGGGTGTTCCACAGCCCGCGCTTCCGCGTCTACACCAACCACGACGTCGTCGGCGCCGAGATCGGCGGGGCGCTGAAGAACGTGATCGCCGTGGCCGCCGGGATGGGCACCGGGCTCGGGGTCGGCGACAACACCCGAGCGATGGTCATCACCCGCGGCCTGGCCGAGCTGACCCGCCTGGGCACCGCGATGGGCGGCGACCCGCGCACGTTCGCCGGCCTCACCGGGCTGGGCGACCTGATGGCCACCTGCATGAGCCCGCTCTCCCGCAACCGGGCGGTGGGGGAGAAGCTCGCTCGCGGGATGACCACCGACCAGATCGTCAAGGAGATGAACATGGTGGCCGAGGGCATCAAGACCTCGGCCGTGGTCGTCGAACTGGCCGCCGAACGGGAGGTGCCGGTCCCGATCTGCGAGGAGGTCTACGCGGTGCTGCACCAGGGCCGCAGTGCGCTGGACGCCTACCGCGGCCTACGCCGCAGCGCCGCCGGCTCGGAGCTCGACGACTCCGTCTGA
- a CDS encoding response regulator transcription factor, whose product MRLLIVARDRKVAAETGSLLRQQGYAVDSVPTEDEALFRVAEFTYDLIVLEKSARGADGIGLCAYLRDRKCWAPILILADDPDPAAAARALDAGADDYLRKPFAAIELLARLRALMRRDSNPRPVMLQAGDLSMDPATRRVCRGGVPIDLSAKEFALLEEFLRHPGDALSRSYLIEHVWDFAYDGASNVVDVYVRYLRDKVDRPFGRASIQTVRAVGYRLDPQG is encoded by the coding sequence ATGCGTCTGCTGATAGTGGCGCGCGACCGGAAGGTCGCGGCCGAGACCGGGTCGTTGCTGCGCCAACAGGGATACGCGGTCGACTCGGTGCCCACCGAGGACGAGGCGCTGTTCCGGGTCGCCGAGTTCACCTACGACTTGATTGTGCTGGAGAAGTCGGCCCGCGGTGCCGACGGCATCGGTCTGTGCGCCTACCTGCGCGACCGGAAGTGCTGGGCGCCGATCCTGATCCTGGCCGACGACCCCGACCCGGCCGCGGCCGCACGGGCCCTGGACGCGGGCGCGGACGACTACCTGCGCAAGCCGTTCGCCGCCATCGAACTGCTGGCCCGGCTACGGGCGCTGATGCGCCGCGACTCCAACCCCCGACCGGTGATGCTCCAGGCGGGTGACCTGTCGATGGATCCGGCCACCCGGCGGGTCTGTCGCGGTGGTGTGCCGATCGACTTGTCGGCGAAGGAGTTCGCGCTGCTCGAGGAGTTCCTGCGTCATCCCGGCGACGCGCTGTCGCGGTCCTACCTGATCGAGCACGTCTGGGACTTCGCCTACGACGGAGCGTCGAACGTGGTCGACGTGTATGTCCGATACCTTCGCGACAAGGTCGACCGGCCCTTCGGGAGGGCCAGCATCCAGACCGTACGCGCTGTCGGATACCGGTTGGACCCGCAAGGATGA